One genomic segment of Hydra vulgaris chromosome 14, alternate assembly HydraT2T_AEP includes these proteins:
- the LOC136091192 gene encoding uncharacterized protein LOC136091192, with the protein MAKSRTAKLWLNYVHYIFIVQEFIRAERTSNWNLHIATTKCMLKLLASTGHNNYTKSLRLYLQSVDELACTHPEVYKQFLNGEHTVRRTSKSWSGIWTDLSIEQILMKSLKGKGGVVGRGITENVLHVWTSTMHRCAEMTEAINSLTSPRNSSKEHKELCAGRIRRDSEDFQKIKSWFDSHSPFDVREQLEALDSGLVDEFNQVTCDCSESIGASILAQMNDMTYTEVSFKRSNQLKNLQGLYSNIKVNNENISVDPLTLFLRLSVIVEKKPEKEIEDYFYYELTSFPMSLFKDGLMRSAQKHKLKNYLTKPVISMPFAPYSLKVADGGALLYCCDWNKGEIFDNIFEKYIQFLNYLKVSVVVFDGYENSTKDATRIKRGSLSQFAVEIHKSNPCPSDRSKFFSNYANKKSFIRILEVRLRERGFTVYVCHSDADTTIVKIALNFSKTEPVTIFADDSDILCLLLHHCKSVESLHKIYLTSMTKRVDCQRECYDIDQIIGSTAEHVINNILFAHAFTGCDTTSAIHNFGKTSIFRKLEAKDLCNAANIFYHDDKLPDEIGNASIRFFQLLHSSTSNLQQIRKQKYEEMINSDRAHIDPSVLPPSPRAAYYHGLRVYHQVRIWRCLSEIDLDPLNWGWKLNGFMYSPIATDENAGPEDILKVVRCGCKNSCSSRCSCRKMGLHCTSSCATCHGINCTNIEKVDEENEPAHDRHFSDVFT; encoded by the exons ATGGCAAAATCACGAACTGCAAAATTATGGCTAAACTATGTTcactatatatttattgtacAAGAGTTTATTCGAGCGGAAAGAACTAGTAACTGGAACCTACATATTGCTACAACAAAATGTATGCTAAAACTACTTGCCTCAACAGGGCacaataattatacaaaatcaTTACGTTTATATTTACAATCAGTGGATGAATTAGCATGCACTCACCCAGAAGTATATAAACAGTTCCTCAATGGAGAACATACAGTAAGGCGCACTTCAAAGAGTTGGTCTGGAATATGGACTGATTTATCAATAGAACAGATATTAATGAAATCGTTAAAGGGCAAAGGAGGAGTTGTTGGCAGAGGAATTACTGAAAATGTTTTACATGTTTGGACAAGTACAATGCatag gtGCGCTGAAATGACAGAAGCAATAAATTCATTAACCTCGCCAAGAAACTCAAGTAAAGAACACAAAGAACTTTGTGCGGGAAGGATTAGACGTGACTctgaagattttcaaaaaattaaatcatggTTTGATTCTCATAGCCCATTTGATGTAAGAGAACAACTTGAGGCTCTGGACTCAGGGCTTGTAGATGAGTTTAATCAGGTGACTTGTGATTGTTCGGAAAGCATTGGTGCATCAATACTGGCACAAATGAATGATATGACATACACAGAAGTATCCTTCAAAAGGAGTAATCAACTCAAAAATCTTCAAGGACTGTACTCAAATATTAAAGTCAACAATGAAAATATATCAGTTGATCCCTTGACATTGTTTTTGCGTTTATCAGTTATCGTTGAGAAAAAACcagaaaaagaaattgaagactACTTTTACTATGAACTAACTTCGTTCCCTATGTCACTTTTTAAAGATGGTCTTATGCGCAGTGCTCAAAAACACAAGCTGAAAAATTACCTAACAAAGCCAGTTATATCTATGCCATTTGCTCCTTATTCTTTAAAAGTTGCCGATGGTGGCGCTCTTTTATACTGCTGCGATTGGAACAAGGGTGaaatatttgacaatatttttgaaaagtacaTCCAATTTCTTAATTACCTTAAAGTTAGTGTAGTAGTATTCGATGGATATGAAAATTCTACAAAAGACGCTACGCGTATAAAGCGTGGATCTTTATCACAATTTGCAGTTGAAATACATAAAAGCAATCCTTGTCCGTCTGATAGAAGTAAATTTTTCTCTAACTACGccaacaaaaaatcatttatccgAATTCTAGAAGTTAGATTAAGAGAAAGAGGTTTTACTGTGTATGTGTGTCATTCTGACGCAGATACTACAATCGTTAAAATTGCACTTAACTTTTCCAAAACAGAGCCCGTCACAATATTTGCTGATGACAGCGATATTCTTTGCCTCTTATTACACCACTGTAAATCAGTTGAATCtttacacaaaatatatttaacaagtaTGACAAAAAGAGTTGATTGCCAGCGTGAATGTTATGACATTGATCAGATTATTGGCAGTACAGCAGAACATGTCATTAACAATATTCTTTTTGCGCACGCATTTACAGGTTGTGATACAACATCAGCAATTCACAATTTTGGAAAGACTTCAATTTTTAGAAAGCTTGAAGCCAAAGACTTGTGCAAtgcagcaaatattttttaccatGATGATAAATTGCCTGATGAGATTGGAAATGCATCAATTCGTTTCTTTCAGCTGCTACATTCCTCAACATCAAATCTACAACAAATACGAAAGCAAAAGTACGAGGAAATGATAAACTCAGATCGAGCTCACATAGACCCTTCTGTTCTTCCACCATCTCCTAGAGCTGCTTACTACCATGGATTGAGAGTATATCATCAAGTGCGTATTTGGAGATGTCTAAGTGAAATTGATCTTGACCCACTTAATTGGGGATGGAAATTAAATGGCTTTATGTACTCACCAATAGCGACAGATGAAAACGCAGGTCCAGAGGATATCCTAAAGGTTGTTCGATGTGGGTGTAAAAACTCCTGTTCGAGTCGATGTTCCTGCAGAAAGATGGGACTTCACTGCACTTCATCGTGTGCTACCTGTCACGGGATTAACTgtacaaatattgaaaaagttgaCGAAGAAAATGAACCAGCCCATGACCGTCACTTCTCagatgtttttacataa
- the LOC136091193 gene encoding uncharacterized protein LOC136091193 — protein sequence MDLKNESSVCALCGKMKLEGDSLSQVGARFGRNVDNQGALGKLIECALKLDLNVLVNELNKKQETGEKVFIHSSCRTKLRNQSKSIKRSQASMETPIERKRSTRSEQILFNFKEQCFYCGNMCTLDSRHPERNNFIEVRTKSSKIYHATLELCNERNDFLSKTVEARLLNINDLVAVEARYHIYCRAKFEKPITTSSCGRPTSTEKLTVFNAACIKLEEDIDLYTVSEFYEMMQTLGEEIYSLKMTQNKLKEKYGDSMQLVSRQGKSNVIILDRFRHILCENWYTRKKHNAEDEKIRVITAAAKLLSDCIKNFDHDVKTYPLIEDVTNNENTCIPLLLKVFIRELIPVPLKQTSISQALFSAVRPQSIMPMQLGVAVTVDNVLSSKWLNVLLAKLGFASSYDEVIRYKQNIVKHDKINDILCPEGTTSIKFVGDNTDHDLATIDGKNTHHGLGSISIANGNFIENSNKKRLPRDKKDYWSNINCDNQITISQFYSSDVPVLSQIKFQEFTKVTLKPNLVDILWNMSHIFELQCPSWAAYMSRQVNNVLPISKVSMLPVINLPATDFNALYSLLSFVVIQSEKLKLGMPCVTFDQQLYVKAYEIAASKKMKVFIRIGGFHQLMSFLGAIGTLMERSGLKTALETVYASASVNHMFSGKAISRSLRGHMFAASSILSILLEEVWVELSDEEKTKIKLMYSSNMHNKNGDTDLEK from the exons ATGGACTTAAAAAATGAATCCTCTGTATGTGCATTGTGTGGTAAAATGAAATTAGAAGGAGATTCGTTGAGCCAAGTGGGGGCAAGATTTGGAAGGAATGTTGATAACCAAGGAGCTCTTGGAAAATTAATTgaatgtgctttaaaattggATTTAAATGTATTGGTAAATgaactgaataaaaaacaagagaCAGGAGAAAAGGTTTTTATTCACTCATCGTGTCGAACTAAATTAAGAAACCaatcaaaatcaattaaacGATCACAAGCATCGATGGAAACTCCTATTGAAAGAAAACGTTCAACTCGATCAGaacagattttatttaattttaaagagcAATGTTTTTATTGTGGAAATATGTGCACACTTGACAGTCGCCATCCTGAGAGAAATAATTTCATAGAAGTAAgaacaaaatcatcaaaaatttatCATGCAACTCTAGAATTATGCAACGAACGTAAcgattttttatctaaaacagTTGAAGCTAGACTTTTGAATATAAATGATCTTGTAGCTGTTGAAGCACGATATCACATCTATTGTCgtgcaaaatttgaaaaacctATTACTACATCAAGCTGTGGAAGACCAACATCAACAGAAAAGCTTACTGTCTTTAATGCAGCATGCATAAAACTTGAGGAAGATATTGATCTATACACAGTCTCTGAGTTTTACGAGATGATGCAAACATTAGGAGAAGAAATATATTCCCTTAAAATGAcgcaaaataaattaaaagaaaaatacggAGATTCTATGCAATTAGTCTCGCGACAAGGTAAAAGTAATGTAATTATACTGGACAGATTTAGACATATATTATGCGAAAACTGGTACACCAGAAAAAAACACAATGCAGAGGACGAAAAAATCAGAGTTATAACTGCAGCAGCAAAATTATTGAGTGATTGTATAAAGAATTTTGACCATGATGTAAAAACGTATCCTTTAATAGAAGATGTAACTAACAATGAAAACACCTGCATACCCTTATTGCTGAAGGTGTTTATCAGAGAACTAATTCCTGTGCCATTAAAACAAACGTCAATTTCACAAGCATTGTTTTCTGCAGTGAGGCCACAATCAATAATGCCAATGCAGTTAGGAGTAGCCGTTACCGTTGATAATGTACTTTCTTCCAAGTGGCTAAATGTTCTACTTGCTAAACTGGGTTTTGCATCAAGTTACGACGAG gTCATTCGTTACAAGCAGAACATAGTGAAACACGATAAAATTAACGATATACTTTGCCCTGAAGGTACAACATCTATTAAGTTTGTTGGGGATAACACAGATCATGATTTAGCAACAATTGATGGTAAAAATACGCATCACGGATTAGGTTCCATATCAATTGCAAATGGAAATTTTATTGAGAACTCAAATAAGAAAAGATTGCCTAGggataaaaaagattattggtCCAACATAAACTGTGACAACCAGATTACAATTTCTCAGTTTTACAGCTCTGACGTTCCGGTTTtatctcaaataaaatttcaagaatTTACAAAG gTTACTTTAAAGCCAAACCTTGTCGATATACTTTGGAACATGTCGCATATCTTTGAATTACAATGCCCAAGTTGGGCTGCCTACATGAGTCGTCAAGTTAATAATGTTCTTCCTATTTCTAAAGTATCCATGCTTCCAGTAATCAACTTACCGGCAACTGATTTTAATGCTTTATATTCTTTGTTAAGTTTCGTTGTAATACAATCAGAAAAGCTAAAACTTGGAATGCCATGTGTTACATTTGATCAACAGCTTTATGTGAAAGCCTATGAAATTGCGGCTTCAaagaaaatgaaagtttttattagaattgGTGGATTTCATCAGCTAATGAGTTTTCTTGGAGCTATTGGAACATTGATGGAAAGAAGTGGATTAAAAACTGCTCTTGAAACTGTTTACGCTTCCGCTTCAGTCAACCACATGTTTTCTGGAAAAGCAATTTCTCGAAGTCTTCGAGGCCATATGTTTGCTGCATCTTCTATCTTATCTATATTGCTGGAGGAAGTTTGGGTTGAACTAAGCgatgaagaaaaaactaaaattaagttaatgTACAGCTCAAATATGCATAACAAAAATGGCGACACTGACCTTGAAAAGTAG